The following nucleotide sequence is from Austwickia chelonae.
CAGATCCTCGACCGGGTGTGGAACTACGACTTCGGCGGGCAGGCGAATGTGGTGGAGCTGTACATCTCCTATCTGCGCAAGAAGATCGATGTGGGACGGGAGCCGATGATCCACACCCTGCGCGGCGTGGGTTACGTCCTCAAGCCGACGAGCTGAGCGGGGTTGTCTCCTGGGACGAGGGTGGCGGTTCACAGCGTCGGCACAGCGGTGCAACAGCCCTCGCCGGGTGGGGTCGGCTGTCCTTGACGTATGGGACGGGCAAAGCAGGCGATGCTGGGAGGTATGTCCTTGCGTCGGAAACTCGTCCTGTCGATCGTCTCCTTGTTCGTGATCGTGACCATCGTGATCGGGCTGACGAGCTTCGCGGTGGCCCGGAAGTCCTTGACCCGGCAGCTCGACGAACAGGTCGGGCAGTCCATCGGACGGGCTGTGGATCAGTATCGCGGCCGGAATCTCCCGCCTGCCGATCAGGACGATCCCGGCCGGGGCATCGGTGGTGATTTCCTTCTGCTGGAGATCCGGAATGGTTCGGTCCGCCAGTTCGCGGCGTACACCAAGCGGGGTGCGCGGGTGGAGAAGACCGAGAAGCTCACCCGTACGCTGCTCACTGCTGGTCTCGACGAGCGTCCTCGCACCGTGTATCTGGGGTCTGAGCTCGGCGATTATCGGCTTGTCCGTCAGGAGACTGGACGTAGCACCGTCATCGCGGGGTTGCCGATGCGTCGGATGGAGGACCCGCTGGAGAGCATCCTCTACACCAATGCGGTGGCCGGGCTGATCGGGTTGGTCTTGCTCGCCGGCGGAGCGACATGGCTGATCCGAGCCAATCTGGCTGCGCTGGAACGCGTTGCTGCCGTGGCGGGGCGGGTGTCCCGCACGCCGCTGTCCACCGGGGCCGTGGAGATCCCCGAACGGGTCGCTTTGCAGGACACCGATACCCGTACCGAGGTGGGGCAGGTGGGCGCGGCTATCAACGAGATGCTCGACCATGTCGACCGTTCTTTGCAGGCCCGCCATGAGAGTGAGATGCGTCTGCGGCGTTTCGTGGCTGATGCCAGCCATGAGCTGCGGACCCCGCTGGCCTCCATCCGTGGTTATGCCGAGTTGTCCCGTCGGGAGACCGATCCGGTCCCCGAGGGGGTGCGACATGCCTTGAGCCGGATCGATTCGGAGTCG
It contains:
- a CDS encoding sensor histidine kinase, whose protein sequence is MGRAKQAMLGGMSLRRKLVLSIVSLFVIVTIVIGLTSFAVARKSLTRQLDEQVGQSIGRAVDQYRGRNLPPADQDDPGRGIGGDFLLLEIRNGSVRQFAAYTKRGARVEKTEKLTRTLLTAGLDERPRTVYLGSELGDYRLVRQETGRSTVIAGLPMRRMEDPLESILYTNAVAGLIGLVLLAGGATWLIRANLAALERVAAVAGRVSRTPLSTGAVEIPERVALQDTDTRTEVGQVGAAINEMLDHVDRSLQARHESEMRLRRFVADASHELRTPLASIRGYAELSRRETDPVPEGVRHALSRIDSESARMANLVEDLLLLARLDAGRPLAAEEVDLTVLVIDAVSDARAAGPGHRWQLDLPESAVETVGDRARITQVVVNLLANARVHTPEGTTVTARVREVPAEPAECGEGPAAWAVITVSDDGPGIPEELLPRVFSRFTRGDEARTRVTGSQESSGPASTGLGLSIVQAVVSAHRGEVGVDSVPGRTVFTVRLPMLRSAPSGGDGEPVAG